One window from the genome of Penaeus monodon isolate SGIC_2016 chromosome 2, NSTDA_Pmon_1, whole genome shotgun sequence encodes:
- the LOC119583445 gene encoding LOW QUALITY PROTEIN: nascent polypeptide-associated complex subunit alpha, muscle-specific form-like (The sequence of the model RefSeq protein was modified relative to this genomic sequence to represent the inferred CDS: inserted 1 base in 1 codon; deleted 1 base in 1 codon; substituted 1 base at 1 genomic stop codon), with amino-acid sequence MSRWRKDPMEVCGSRHTNATLEFHECLCKFDYRNLKRRQQTLKFKHCLLADEMRRIDNFELYIIIAVVIGVVIIFSIAAFCSCKWYLQTNANPCXSSLVFMFCQETKKKKKDENEVVVSSASHDLDLGNGGXSWTPIRLVPNKDTVDGSPDTNHTRAEPSDDDHKSFCMKFCLSDPVQDCCEFFDCDIMWRKKSIYAIPIFGRRKQPPLQRRPTRPAPPPPKAVVPPVVKHPEPIHIGYDDDIECEPVPEAPPSPEPVRVDQPRAMYVDPLAFLQRPFLKATKEKAVEEEPPEALYSKMKDFMFGKSKKSASMASLNKLGVSTNPDAVSTTSSKKSKYSRTGSLASLHNLSDEQLDKSYQSKRSMSLASLHMVEEESSSRMTPRGGASKLNVARSRGSLHNICEDDDIPPSQRTDEYIDLEEMSKRIEAKMLANQNGAEQVGVIGAPSAQPQGPAASPRPRTSPRPPTSPRPPTSLRPSVSPPVSPPVSSSWTPNFVPASAYTAPKSNEAVPLQSGSATYSPSLYRAQGPQHYAMSGSPVPPHAGYPQAEYPYGHSPTMMLDENGQPKYYPPVPATQDRPAVPARLAVGTPVSNTGTLGRPKPAVPPRPSSGSNSPKPRGSGGSPKPRAPQPPSTLGRQSHVVKPTAPPPPPPVTTPIESSL; translated from the exons GAGGAAGGACCCCATGGAGGTGTGTGGCTCCAGGCACACCAATGCCACTCTGGAATTCCATGAGTGCCTGTGCAAGTTTGACTACAGGAACCTAAAGAGACGTCAGCAGACGCTGAAGTTCAAGCACTGTTTGTTGGCAGATGAGATGCGACGAATAGACAATTTTGAactgtatataattattgcaGTGGTGATAGGTGTTGTGATTATATTTAGCATTGCTGCATTTTGTTCTTGTAAATGGTACCTTCAGACTAATGCCAATCCGTGTTAGAGT TCTTTAGTGTTCATGTTTTgccaagaaacaaagaagaaaaagaaagatgaaaatgaggtTGTGGTGAGTTCGGCATCACATGATCTTGATTTGGGCAATGGTG CATCATGGACCCCAATCCGCTTGGTGCCTAATAAAGACACAGTTGACGGGAGTCCAGACACCAATCATACGAGAGCCGAACCTAGTGATGACGACCACAAAAGTTTCTGCATGAAGTTCTGTCTGAGTGACCCTGTGCAAGACTGTTGTGAATTCTTTGACTGTGACATCATGTGGCGCAAGAAAAGCATTTATGCCATACCAATATTTGGCCGTCGCAAGCAGCCTCCTCTGCAGCGAAGGCCAACACGGCCTGCTCCTCCACCTCCCAAAGCAGTGGTGCCTCCGGTAGTCAAGCACCCTGAACCAATTCATATAGGCTATGATGACGATATAGAGTGTGAACCTGTCCCTGAAGCACCACCTTCCCCAGAGCCTGTACGTGTGGACCAACCCAGAGCCATGTATGTGGATCCTTTGGCATTCTTGCAGAGACCCTTCTTGAAAGCAACCAAGGAAAAGGCAGTTGAAGAGGAGCCACCAGAGGCCCTGTACAGCAAAATGAAGGACTTCATGTTTGGTAAATCAAAGAAGAGTGCAAGCATGGCATCCCTCAACAAGTTGGGTGTGAGTACCAATCCAGACGCAGTCAGCACCACCTCAAGCAAGAAGAGCAAGTATAGTCGTACAGGCAGTCTAGCATCGCTGCATAACCTCAGCGATGAACAGTTAGACAAGAGCTACCAGAGCAAGAGGTCTATGAGCCTGGCTTCTCTACACATGGTTGAGGAAGAGTCATCCAGTAGAATGACCCCGAGAGGAGGTGCCAGCAAGTTGAATGTGGCCCGAAGTAGAGGATCTCTTCACAACATCTGCGAGGATGATGACATTCCCCCCTCACAGAGGACTGATGAATACATTGACTTGGAGGAAATGTCCAAGAGGATAGAGGCAAAGATGTTGGCCAACCAGAATGGTGCTGAACAGGTTGGAGTAATTGGAGCTCCAAGCGCACAGCCACAGGGCCCAGCTGCTAGTCCCCGACCACGCACAAGCCCACGACCTCCAACTAGTCCTCGGCCCCCAACTAGTCTCCGACCCTCAGTGAGCCCTCCAGTCTCTCCCCCAGTTTCAAGTTCCTGGACACCAAATTTTGTTCCTGCATCAGCATACACTGCACCAAAGAGCAATGAAGCAGTTCCTCTCCAGTCAGGTAGTGCTACTTACTCACCATCCTTATACAGAGCACAGGGCCCACAGCACTATGCAATGAGTGGTTCACCAGTTCCACCACATGCAGGTTATCCACAAGCAGAATACCCATATGGACACTCTCCTACAATGATGCTGGATGAGAATGGTCAGCCAAAATATTATCCTCCTGTGCCTGCCACACAAGACAGACCAGCAGTGCCTGCTAGACTGGCTGTTGGTACTCCAGTCAGTAACACTGGTACGTTGGGTCGTCCAAAGCCTGCAGTCCCTCCAAGGCCATCAAGTGGGTCAAATTCTCCAAAACCCAGAGGCAGCGGAGGCTCACCGAAGCCACGTGCTCCACAGCCACCCTCAACTTTAGGGAGACAGTCACATGTGGTTAAGCCAacggctccccctccccctccacctgttACAACCCCCATTGAATCTTCACTCTGA